The sequence below is a genomic window from Draconibacterium halophilum.
GTATGTTCTTTAATGTATTTAACGGCCTCTTCGGTATATCTTTTTGTAATGGTGTTTTGATTGGCCGGTTGTTCAATGGTTTCGCGATTCCGCTTTAAAGGCACATTAAAATAACCATCTTTAGGATTCGAACATGCTTTCATATAAGCAACTCCTTCCGGCAGTGTTTGATCCATATCATTGCTGTAAGGAATTCCGAAATAATAATCAAATCCATGCGAATTAGGGTCAAAAGGTTGCAGGTGCCCCAAATGCCACTTCCCTATTATAGCGGTGGAATAATCCGCTTTTTTAAGTGCAGTTGCAATGGTTATTTCGCTTTCCGGCAGCCCGCCTTTCGATTCTGGAAATAACACCCGGCGCCGATTGCTGCACATCCCCGACCGGATTGGTAACCGGCCAGTCATCAGCCCGGCACGGGATGGGGTACATACCGGTGCAGCCACATAAAAATTGGTCCACTTCTGTCCTTCAAAAGCCAACCTATCGAGATTTGGGGTTTTTATCGTAGGATGTCCAAAAACACCAACGTCGCCATAGCCCATATCGTCGGCAAAAATTAATATGATATTAGGTTTTTGCTGAGTTTTTTCTTGTGAAGGTTGAGAACAACTACAGGCTATTGCAAATAAAAACGATAACAGAAGAATTCTGTGATAAAAAAGTTGAGAAGTCATAACTGGATCTTAAGTTTGATTAGTTGATTTGCAGCTAAAAATAGTCATTCTGTTTTGATCGCCAATTTAACTGCCACTACTTTTCAAGCATACTTTACTCGTTTTGTATCTCAATTTGTAAATTTTCGTACATTCGGAAAAATTTCAAAACCATGAAAGTAGGTATTCTTAGAGAAGGGAAAACACCACCCGACAAACGTGTTCCGTTAACCCCGCAACAATGTGTGGAAGTGCAGCAAACATTTCCAAATGTATCAATTGTTGTTCAGCCCAGCCCAATAAGAAGCTATAAAGACGAAGAATACAGTGCTTTGGGGATTCCGTTAAAAGAAGACCTATCGGATTGCGACGTTTTGCTGGGGGTAAAAGAAGTTCGTATTGAGGATTTTCTGCCCGGAAAAATCTACCTGTTTTTCTCGCACACCATAAAAAAGCAAGAGTACAACCGTAAGTTGCTACAAACCGTTTTAGAAAAAAATATTCAGCTGGTTGATTACGAAGTGCTGACAGATAAAGAAGGATTCCGCATTATCGGATTTGGGCGTTTTGCCGGACTGGTTGGTGCCTACAACGGATTCCGTGCATTTGGTTTGAAGCACGAATTATTCAACCTTAAACCGGCTAACGAATGCGAAGATCTTGAAGAAATGTTACAACATTTGGAGCAGATAAAACTTCCGCCAATAAAAATTGCACTTACGGGCGACGGACGTGTGGCACAAGGTGTTCTCGAGATCCTGAACCACATGAATATCATGCGGGTTTCGCCCGAGGCCTATTTAAAGGTTGAGGAACCAAAACAAGCCGTTTACGTGCAACTGTTGCCGGGTAATTATGCAAAACGCACGGATGGAGAACCATTCGATCTGATGCATTTTTTCAATAATCCAACACTATACGAGAACAGTTTTCATCCGTTTGCCGAAGCAACCGATATGCTAATTGCTTCAGCCTACTGGGATCCAAAATCGCCGGTACTTTTTACTGCTGACGGGATGAAAGATGATAAATTCCGGATCGGTGTAATTTCGGATATCACCTGCGATATTGAAGGCTCTATTCCATCAACCAAGCGTGCAGCAACAATTGACGACCCGTTTTACGATTATAATCCTAAAACCGGTGAATTGGAAGAAGCTTTCATAAACCCGAATAATGTTTCGGTACAGGCGGTTGACAACCTGCCCTGCGAGCTTCCAAAAGATGCCTCGCTTGATTTTGGACGAAACCTGATTGAAAAAGTATTTCCTAGTTTGTTTGGAGAAGATTCGGATGGAATTATCCGATGCGCTTCCATAACAAAAGATGGTGCGCTGACAGAGAAATTCTCCTATTTGCAGGATTTTGCTGATGCGGAATAGAATTGCAGGCAGATTTCGCGGATTTGCGCAGATATAAAAAATAAAGCCTCGTTCTGTATATTTAAGAAAATACAGAACGGGGCTTTTTCTTTTCCTAATTTTATCACCGTAATAACTGCGAGAAACAAAATAACAAACGCCGATCCAAAATTCATGGACCGACGTTTTACTCACTCTCCCTTCAACAATCCGTCTATCGACAGATTTCTCACACTACTTAATAAGTTCTACACTGCGCTTCACAAATTTATCCAAATCAGCACCTTTTAACAGGCCATTCGCCAACAGCGCCAGATCAACCATTTGTTTTGCCAGTTTATTCTTTTTACCAAATCCAGCCAGTTCCTCGCGTTTAGCTTCCTCAAGCTTTGCCAGCTCTGAATTTAGTGTTTCCAGTTTTTCTTTATCTGCTGCCGGAATCTCCTCTTCTTTTTTACCTTCCTTTGCTTTTTCCACCGCAGAAATTTCATCTTTCTGAGTAGTAATTTTACCCGTCATTTCTTCCAGTTTGCTACCCAGCTTTTTGTCTTTGGCATCCAATACTTTTTTCACCAGCGGATGAGCAGTGTTTACTACCAGGTTCAGCGAGTCGGGCAGGTCGCCATACATACTCATTCCTCCCTGAGCAGCGCTCATATCTTTCATCCGGCGCATAAATTCGCTGCGGGTAATAACCATTGGAGAACTGTTTTCTCCTAAATCCTGGAAATCTACAATGTAGGTATGATCCTTCGATTCAGGACAAACCGCCTGAAATACCGGCGATAATTCTTGTTTTTGCTCCCAGGTCAACTCTTCTTTCGTTGTATCTTCCTTTTTAATCAGGTTTTCAACCACGTCCGAATCGACACGCACAAAACGTTTGTCGGTGTATTTTTGCTCAAATTTGTTTATCAGGTGAGGCGCCAACACATCATCCAAAATCAACACATCGTAACCTTTGTTCTTCGCTTCTTCAACAAAAGTAAATTGCTCTTCAATATTTGTAGTATACAGGTAAATTGTATTGTTATCCTTATCTGTCTGATTTTCCTTTACCAGTTTTTCGTATTCTTCCCAGGTAAAATAATTGTTTTCGGTATTTTTCAGCAGGAAGAAATTCATAGCACGGTCGTTGAATTTTTCTTCGCTTAACATACCATACTCGATAAATATCTTCAAGTCATCCCACTTGCTTTCAAAATCTTCGCGGTTGTCTTTAAATATCTGATGCAAACGGTCGGCCACTTTTTTATTGATATGGCTACTAATCTTTTTCACATTCGAATCGCTTTGCAGATACGAACGCGATACATTCAACGGAATATCCGGTGAGTCGATTACACCGTGCAATAATGTCAAAAATTCGGGAACAATTCCTTCAACTGAATCGGTAACAAAAACCTGGTTACTGTAGAGCTGAATTTTGTTTTTCTGAACCTCGAAGTTGTTCTTGATTTTTGGGAAATACAAAATACCAGTCAGATTGAACGGATAATCAACATTCAAGTGAATATTAAATAAAGGCTCGTCCCCCATCGGATACAATTTCCTGTAGAAGTTTTTGTAATCCTCGTCTTTTAAATCAGCTGGCATTTTTGTCCATGCCGGAGCAACATCGTTAATTTGGTTGTCCTCATCAGTTTCAACCTGCTGGCCATCTTTCCAGTCTTTTTTCTTACCGTAAATTACAGGAACAGGTAAGAATTTACAGTATTTGTTCAGTATCTCCGAAATTTTAGAATCTTCCAGAAAACCTTTTTCTTCTTCGCTGATATGCATTACAATGTCAGTTCCAACCGCATCTTTTTCTACTTCTTCCAGTTCATATTCCGGACTTCCGTTACAGCTCCACTTAACCGCTTGCGATCCTTCTTTGTACGATTTTGTAATTACATCTACTTTTTCCGACACCATAAACGAACTGTAAAAACCCAATCCGAAATGTCCGATAATAGCGTTAGCGTCGTCTTTGTATTTATCCAGGAATTCGTTAGCTCCTGAGAAAGCAATCTGGTTGATGTACTTTTCAACTTCTTCAGCTGTCATTCCAATACCATTATCCGACACGGTAATTGTTTTGGCTTCAGTATCCAAATTCACCACCACCTTTGCATCGGTTACATCGCCCTCGTACTCCCCTTTGCCGGCAAGTGTTTTTAACTTTTGTGTTGCATCAACTGCGTTTGAAACAATCTCACGCAAAAAAATGTCGTGATCAGAATAAAGAAACTTTTTAATAATTGGAAAAAGATTCTCACTGGTTACCCCAATTTTTCCTGTTTGCATTTTTCTATATTTTAAATTTTACTTTCAATTTTTCAGATCGCCAGAAATCAAACGCTGTGCCATTCGTTATTTGTGACGAATTGACAGAATCTCGCGCATTAAAACATAAAATATGGCGGAAAACTGATTTTTACCCTATATTTAATTCACCCAAACACGTTTATTTTGCGTCTATTATTAAAACGTGGTATATGGGTAGTCTTGAAAAGTATTTTGAAAAATTCAGGAACAATATTGTTGGGATCGACCAGGAATTTGAAACGCCTTATGGCAAGATGAAAATTAATTATGGCGACTGGATTGCCAGTGGTCGGTTGTACCGCCCTATTGAGTGTAAAATTACCGATGAACTGGGGCCGTATGTTGGCAACACCCACACCGAAACCAGCGAAACAGGAATACGCATGACGCACGCTTATCACAAATCACATCAGCTGATAAAGCAACATGTTAATGCAGGCTCGAAAGACATAATTATTACTGCCGGTTTTGGAATGACAGCGGTTATTAATAAGTTTCAGCGAATTCTTGGCTTAAAATACTGTGGAAAAGTGGCGGGAAAAACCTGTATCGCCGAGCGCGAAAAGCCAGTGGTTTTTCTTACCCACATGGAACACCATTCCAATCAAACCTCGTGGTACGAAACCAATGCCGATGTGGTGGTGGTTGAACCCGGCGAAGGGTTATTGGTAGACTCCAATAATTTGCGAAAAGCACTTAAAGAATATAAAGATCGCCCTTTTAAAATTGGCTCGTTCACGGCTTGTTCGAATGTTACGGGGGTACGTACACCTTACCATGAAATGGCAAAAATAATGCACGAATATGGTGGTGTTTGTTTTATCGATTTTGCCGCCTCGGCACCTTACAACGAGATAAATATGCATCCTGAAGATCCGATGGAAAAACTGGATGCCGTGATGTTTTCGCCCCATAAATTTTTGGGAGGCCCGGGCTCTTCGGGTGTAATTGTTTTTGATGCCAGCATGTATAAAAATACCGTTCCGGATAATCCCGGAGGAGGTACAGTAGACTGGACAAATCCGTGGGGAAAATATAAATATGTAGATGATATTGAAGCCCGCGAAGACGGTGGAACGCCAGGATTTCTGCAGTCAATCCGCACCGCATTGTGCTTTGAGTTGAAGAACCAGATGGGAATTGAGAATATCCGCAAACGCGAAGAAGAACTGCTAGAGCGTGCATTTAAAGGATTGGACACCGTAAAAGGGCTGATTATTCTGGCCGATAATGTGCGCGACCGGCTGGGAGTAATTTCGTTTTTTGTGGAAGGCATTCATTACAACCTGTTGGTGCGCTTGCTAAATGATAAATACGGTATTCAAACGCGTGGAGGTTGCGCGTGTGCCGGAACTTATGGTCACTTTTTGTTGGAAGTATCGCTGGAGCAATCGGAAGAAATTACCGATAAGATCAACCATGGCGACCTGTCGGAGAAACCGGGCTGGGTGCGCTGGTCGCTTCACCCCACAATGACCAACAATGAAGTTGATACCATGATCACAGCTTTAAATGATATCGTTACGAATATCGATGAATACCAGAAGGATTATGTGTACGCAAACCGTAGCAACGTTTTCTGGCACAAAGATGAAAAAAATGATGAGGAGCTACTGAAAAGATGGTTTACGCTGGAGAACGAATAATCCAAGCTCTCCTATTTTCGCTTACCTAATTTGGTAGCTACAAAACTGATTATAAGTATTTGGATGGAGTGAAAAAGCATTATTGGCAAAAGCATTATTCCGGTAGTTGCCGACTGCTGAAATAATATTTTGGCAAATACTGTTCCGTGCACCAAGGATTTTTTTGTTCCGCAGAATTGTGCTGTAATCTGATCTTCCAAATTGAAACCCAACAAACGCGATACATAAAATGTCAGAAAATAAAGCGTATAAAAAAGTAGAATAACAGCGGTTACTATCAGAAAAAGATCAGTGGCATCAACAGCACTAAAAACCTGGTTTTCGAAAGAATGAGAAAAACTTTTGAAAATAATCAGCAGGATCACCGATTTATCAAACAAAGTTAGATAACGACTATTTCTTCGGGCAAAATCGCCCCAATAACGCTGCAGAAAAATACCTATAATAACAGGAAGCAGAATTTCAGTAAGCAGTTTAAAATAAATTTCGCCAAGATTAAAATCGATGGCAGTCTGCGTTAAAAACAGCCCCATCCAGAGTGGGGTTATTACAATACCAATCAAACCCGAAACACTGGCGTTAAAAATGGCAGCCGGAATATTTCCTTTAGCAATTGAAACCATTACTACCGACGATGATACGGTGGAGGGCAACGCTGCTAAGAATAAAAACGCCAACCAGATTGTTTGTCCGTTTTCCGTTTTAATAAAAGGATAAAAAGCAAGAACAGCCAGGGGAAATACCAGAAAGGTAGTTGCCTGCACCACGATATGCAGCTTCCAGTTTTTCAATCCTGTTTTTATATCGCGCGGACTGAGTTTTAAGCCATAAAAAAAGAAAATCAGTGAAATTCCGATACTCGCAATAAAATCGAGAGGTACGCCACTTCCCGGGCTTCCCCATCGAGGGAAAAACCAGGCCAGTAAAATAACGCCAATAATGGCCAAAACAAATTTGTCTATCTTCATTTTATACTAATCTTACAATTGCAACACCAAACCAAGTGCTGCAAAGTCAGTAAAAATACCTTCGAAAATTGCTTTTCCAAAATAAATTATCAAGCTATTGATTGGAAATCTCTTTTTATTCCTACCATTTCAAATGATTTTCTAACTTTGATTTGTATGACAAAGAAATACCAAAATGGTTTGGTTTTGAGCGGTGGCGGAACACGTGGTTTTGCCCACCTCGGTGTTATTGCAGCTCTTCAGAAACTAGGCATTCAGCCCGATGTAATTTCAGGTGTTAGTTCGGGTGCCATTGTTGGTGCTTTTATTGCAGCCGGAAAATCGCCCGAGGAAGTACGCGATAATTTTAAACGCGGCTGGTTTTTTCAATATACCAAAATTCATTTCCCTGTTAATGGTTTGCTAAAACTTGATGGTCTGAAAGAAATTATCGGGAAAGAAATAGAAGCCGAACACATTGAAGACCTTAATACTCCTTTTTTCATCTGCGTTTCAAACCTGAATATGGGCACCGTAGAATACAAGAGCACAGGAAATTTGAGCGATACTATTCTCGCATCAGCATCGATTCCAATAATTTTTGCTCCGGTTGAGTTGGGCAAATATTTATATGTCGACGGCGGATTGATGGACAATATTCCAGTCGCGCCAATTCGGAAAGATTGCCAGCGGGTTATTGCATCAAACATTAGCCCAATCAATCCAAAAGCTAAAATGAAAAACCTCCTTCAAATTGCCACACGAACGGTTTATATGAGCGTTAATCAAAAACTCGATGAAATAAAACAGCAGGTTGATTATTACATCGAGCCACGTGGAATAGACGAATATGATGTTTTTCAACGAAAACATGCCGATCAGTTATTCGATCTTGGTTATAAAAAAACCTTGGAAGTTCTGAAATAAAAAAGCCATCCCGGATAATTCCGAAACAGCTCATTATTTATTTCCTTACCTTTTGTTATTCAAACAAATTCTCGTCCCTGATGATCATCAGAATGGCAGAATGCGGCAGAATAATGTATTTCTCGTTATTGAACTCAATTTCGTGCCCGCTTTTATTCAAATAAATAGCCAAATCGCCCATGTGTGTTTGCAGCGGAACATATCTCACCTCATCCTTTTTTTCTTTCCAGGCTTCATCGTCTTCTCCCATTGCAGGAACCGGGTATCCGGGACCCACTTTTACAATATAACCGCTTTGTACTTTTTCGTTCTCCTGAACCGAGGGTGGCAAATACAACCCCGATTTTGTTTTGCCCGACGGATTTTTGGGTTTTACCAAAACACGGTCGCCAACCATTATAAATTTTTCCAGATCCTTTTCTTCTATTATTAACGACATAACCAATCTATTTTTATGATAGCAAAGATAGAATTTTAGAGGTTGCTTTTAAGAAAGTTATTGACTGATAAAATTTTTTCCTGCTTGATTTAAATGAGATGACAAGGAAATAAATATTCTTTTTTCGTATTATTTAACTTTTTGTTCAATATTTCAACAAGTAACACAAAGTCCTAACATGCTGTTTTTCTGTTATTTATATTTTTAATAAGCAATATTTTCAAAAATATATACTACTTTGTTTTGCATGGTACCATTTTTTATACTTATATTTGCAATACACAGTTCAGGTTTTAAACCAGTACATTTTTAAAAAAAGTTCTAAATTTTTGTAACGAATCAATTTTTCAGGCGTCTTAATATCGAAAACAAGAAAACAGAACGAGCAAACAAAAAACAAAAAAGTCGAAGCAACAAAAACAAGAAAACAAAAAACAAAAGCAGGAGGAAAAGTCATGAAAACAACAAACAATGTTCAGAAAGCAATCACAAAATCACTGGCGGTTATTATTAGTTTAGTTTTAATCAGTATTACAGTTAATGCACAGGATTTTTGGAGAACGGTTTTAGAAAACAACAGCTTCAGCCAAATAGCGATGGCAATGACAGACAACACTGAAGCGAGTTCAGCATCAGCAGATGCTTCATCAAAAACCGATATGAGCGCGTATGCAAAATATGCAGCAGTAGAAGCAGAAGAAGCATTAGATGTAGAAAACTGGATGCTTGCAGAAAATAATTTTTTCACAACAGTTACCGTTGCAACAGCAGCCGAAAGCTCACTTGAATTGGAAAGTTGGATGACAGACGAAAGCTACTTTAACGGAATGGCATCATACTTCAACGTAGAAACCGAGGCGGCACTTGAAGTGGAAGACTGGATGCAAGACACTGACTACTTTGGAGTTCAATCAGTAGACGTTGAGGAAGAAACAGAAGCTGCTTTGGAAGTGGAAGCATGGATGACGGATGCAAAAATCTGGAAAATGTAATTACGAATAACTCATTTTAAACAAAAAACCGCTGCTCTTTAATTAGAGCGGCGGTTTTTTAGTTGTAAAAGAATTGTCATTTCGAACGTCGTGAGAAATCTGTTATATCAGAGCTATAAACCTACAGATTTCTCCTCATTCTCCGTCGAAATGACAATTCTTTTCAAACGAGAAATTTAAGTTATCGGATACTCCTCATGAATATCAGTTAAAACCTCGCAGCCGGTTGGTGTAACTAAAATTGTGTGCTCAAACTGTGCCGACAGTTTACTGTCAATTGTGCGGGCCGTCCAGCCATCATTTTTATCAATCACCGCTTTTGGTTTTCCCTGGTTGATCATAGGCTCGATAGTGAAAATCATTCCCGGTTTCATTTCCGGTCCCGAGTTTCTGCGTGAAGCATGATCGACTTGCGGCTCTTCATGAAAATCGATACCAACACCGTGTCCGCAAAACTCGTATACAACACTATAACCTTGTGCTTTGGCATAACGCTGAATAACAAATCCGATATTCCCGAAACGGTTTCCCGGTTTTACCTGCTCAATGCCAAGATCGAGGCAGTGGCCGGTAATATCAATTAAATCTTCAGCTTCCTTACTAATTTCACCCACCGTAAACATACGTGAAGTGTCGCCATAATAACCATTTAATATAGTGGTTACATCAATGTTCAGGATATCGCCTTCTTTTAAAACAGTTTGTTTGGATGGAATGCCGTGACAAATCACATTATTCAAAGAAATACAACTCGATTTTGGATAACCGTTGTATCCTTTGGTTGCAGGTACAGCTCCATGGGAACGAACAAACTCTTCTATGCTATCATCGATAAGTTCAGTATGTACTCCCTCTTTCACAAACTGCTCAGCAAAATCCAGCGTTTTAGCTGCCAGTCTTGCACTTTGCCTGATGCCTTCAATCTGCTCTGGAGTTTTAATTATTATTTTTCCCATAAAACTTTAAATTTGCCGCAAAAATGAACATTTGTTGTTGATTTTCAAAAACCGAACAATAAATTTGCAAAAAAGTTTATAAAAACTAAGAAGTTGAAAGTCTGAAGCGCGAAGAATTAAAGACAGAACCTTTTGGCATGTATTATTTTTATCATCAGCACTTTTTGCGATTATTCCGAAGGGCTTAATACTAAAACCGTTAAACTTCCAGCTTCGCACTTTGGGCATCAAACCATTTTAGCATGAAACACAAACAGGAATTAACTACAAAATCATATTTCATTAATCGGTTTGGGAAACTTTCTACCTCCTTTCTATTTTGGCAAATGCAGGATATTGCCTGGGAACACGCCGAAAAACTAGGTTTCGGATTCGCTAATCTCCAAAAGGAAAAACAGTTTTGGGTGTTATCGCGCATGCTGGTAAAAATAAAAAGACGTCCTGAATGGGGTGAAAAATTTACGGTTGAAACCTGGCCCGCCGGAATTGACGGGCTGCTGGCACTTCGCGACATTCATTTTATTGACGCAAACGGAGAAAGTATCATTCAGGCTACAACCAGTTGGCTGGTTCTGAATCAGCAAACAAAACGGATTGTAAAACTGGAACTCGGTTCCATTCCATTACACGACGAACGTGTTTTGGACATAAATGCCGGAAAAGTTAAGCCGGTAAAATCAGATGACGAAGTGGTTTTTACACCGGTGCTTTTTAACGAGATCGACGTTAACCAACATTTTAATAGCGGACGTTATCTTGAACGTATTATCGACAGTTACGATTTTGATTTTCATGAAGCGAATGAGCTCATCGAATTTGAGGTAAATTTTGTAAAAGAGGGTATTCAAAACGACCGACTGGGAATTAAGAAACAAATACTGGATAAAAATAATCATATTTGTAGTGTTGTTCGCGAAAGCGACGGAGCCGATCTGATTCGCGCCCGGCTTGTTTGGGAGAAAAGAAAAAACCCAACACAACTATAAATAATTGCATTGGGTTTTATTCCTTAAGTTATTTTGTTACGGGCAAAACGAATCAATTTTTATCGTGTAAATATCATAACCTTTGATCGATTCGTAATCTGTATTTTCAATGGTTATTTCGTTGAAATGTGTCCACGAACAACAATCTTCTGCAAGCCTTTCAGCATCAACAAATAAATGTAACACTTCTTCATCGCAGATTTTAATCACACAATTCACCTGTTCGGTTTGTTCACCAATACCGGAAACTACAAATATATTGTTGTATTGAGCTATGGTCATTATCGAATAAATAATATAACTGCTATCTGCAGTTGTTGTAACAAGTACACTAATGTCATCAAAACCGATAGCCCCGTTCTCAATCAGGTTTTCACCGGTGCTTATATCTACAAATTCAAATTTAAATGATTCCGGTTCGGAATAACATGCAGTATCCATACAATCATTATCATCGTCGCAGG
It includes:
- a CDS encoding NAD(P)-dependent oxidoreductase encodes the protein MKVGILREGKTPPDKRVPLTPQQCVEVQQTFPNVSIVVQPSPIRSYKDEEYSALGIPLKEDLSDCDVLLGVKEVRIEDFLPGKIYLFFSHTIKKQEYNRKLLQTVLEKNIQLVDYEVLTDKEGFRIIGFGRFAGLVGAYNGFRAFGLKHELFNLKPANECEDLEEMLQHLEQIKLPPIKIALTGDGRVAQGVLEILNHMNIMRVSPEAYLKVEEPKQAVYVQLLPGNYAKRTDGEPFDLMHFFNNPTLYENSFHPFAEATDMLIASAYWDPKSPVLFTADGMKDDKFRIGVISDITCDIEGSIPSTKRAATIDDPFYDYNPKTGELEEAFINPNNVSVQAVDNLPCELPKDASLDFGRNLIEKVFPSLFGEDSDGIIRCASITKDGALTEKFSYLQDFADAE
- the htpG gene encoding molecular chaperone HtpG yields the protein MQTGKIGVTSENLFPIIKKFLYSDHDIFLREIVSNAVDATQKLKTLAGKGEYEGDVTDAKVVVNLDTEAKTITVSDNGIGMTAEEVEKYINQIAFSGANEFLDKYKDDANAIIGHFGLGFYSSFMVSEKVDVITKSYKEGSQAVKWSCNGSPEYELEEVEKDAVGTDIVMHISEEEKGFLEDSKISEILNKYCKFLPVPVIYGKKKDWKDGQQVETDEDNQINDVAPAWTKMPADLKDEDYKNFYRKLYPMGDEPLFNIHLNVDYPFNLTGILYFPKIKNNFEVQKNKIQLYSNQVFVTDSVEGIVPEFLTLLHGVIDSPDIPLNVSRSYLQSDSNVKKISSHINKKVADRLHQIFKDNREDFESKWDDLKIFIEYGMLSEEKFNDRAMNFFLLKNTENNYFTWEEYEKLVKENQTDKDNNTIYLYTTNIEEQFTFVEEAKNKGYDVLILDDVLAPHLINKFEQKYTDKRFVRVDSDVVENLIKKEDTTKEELTWEQKQELSPVFQAVCPESKDHTYIVDFQDLGENSSPMVITRSEFMRRMKDMSAAQGGMSMYGDLPDSLNLVVNTAHPLVKKVLDAKDKKLGSKLEEMTGKITTQKDEISAVEKAKEGKKEEEIPAADKEKLETLNSELAKLEEAKREELAGFGKKNKLAKQMVDLALLANGLLKGADLDKFVKRSVELIK
- a CDS encoding aminotransferase class V-fold PLP-dependent enzyme translates to MGSLEKYFEKFRNNIVGIDQEFETPYGKMKINYGDWIASGRLYRPIECKITDELGPYVGNTHTETSETGIRMTHAYHKSHQLIKQHVNAGSKDIIITAGFGMTAVINKFQRILGLKYCGKVAGKTCIAEREKPVVFLTHMEHHSNQTSWYETNADVVVVEPGEGLLVDSNNLRKALKEYKDRPFKIGSFTACSNVTGVRTPYHEMAKIMHEYGGVCFIDFAASAPYNEINMHPEDPMEKLDAVMFSPHKFLGGPGSSGVIVFDASMYKNTVPDNPGGGTVDWTNPWGKYKYVDDIEAREDGGTPGFLQSIRTALCFELKNQMGIENIRKREEELLERAFKGLDTVKGLIILADNVRDRLGVISFFVEGIHYNLLVRLLNDKYGIQTRGGCACAGTYGHFLLEVSLEQSEEITDKINHGDLSEKPGWVRWSLHPTMTNNEVDTMITALNDIVTNIDEYQKDYVYANRSNVFWHKDEKNDEELLKRWFTLENE
- a CDS encoding bile acid:sodium symporter family protein codes for the protein MKIDKFVLAIIGVILLAWFFPRWGSPGSGVPLDFIASIGISLIFFFYGLKLSPRDIKTGLKNWKLHIVVQATTFLVFPLAVLAFYPFIKTENGQTIWLAFLFLAALPSTVSSSVVMVSIAKGNIPAAIFNASVSGLIGIVITPLWMGLFLTQTAIDFNLGEIYFKLLTEILLPVIIGIFLQRYWGDFARRNSRYLTLFDKSVILLIIFKSFSHSFENQVFSAVDATDLFLIVTAVILLFYTLYFLTFYVSRLLGFNLEDQITAQFCGTKKSLVHGTVFAKILFQQSATTGIMLLPIMLFHSIQILIISFVATKLGKRK
- a CDS encoding patatin-like phospholipase family protein — translated: MTKKYQNGLVLSGGGTRGFAHLGVIAALQKLGIQPDVISGVSSGAIVGAFIAAGKSPEEVRDNFKRGWFFQYTKIHFPVNGLLKLDGLKEIIGKEIEAEHIEDLNTPFFICVSNLNMGTVEYKSTGNLSDTILASASIPIIFAPVELGKYLYVDGGLMDNIPVAPIRKDCQRVIASNISPINPKAKMKNLLQIATRTVYMSVNQKLDEIKQQVDYYIEPRGIDEYDVFQRKHADQLFDLGYKKTLEVLK
- a CDS encoding co-chaperone GroES translates to MSLIIEEKDLEKFIMVGDRVLVKPKNPSGKTKSGLYLPPSVQENEKVQSGYIVKVGPGYPVPAMGEDDEAWKEKKDEVRYVPLQTHMGDLAIYLNKSGHEIEFNNEKYIILPHSAILMIIRDENLFE
- the map gene encoding type I methionyl aminopeptidase, whose amino-acid sequence is MGKIIIKTPEQIEGIRQSARLAAKTLDFAEQFVKEGVHTELIDDSIEEFVRSHGAVPATKGYNGYPKSSCISLNNVICHGIPSKQTVLKEGDILNIDVTTILNGYYGDTSRMFTVGEISKEAEDLIDITGHCLDLGIEQVKPGNRFGNIGFVIQRYAKAQGYSVVYEFCGHGVGIDFHEEPQVDHASRRNSGPEMKPGMIFTIEPMINQGKPKAVIDKNDGWTARTIDSKLSAQFEHTILVTPTGCEVLTDIHEEYPIT
- a CDS encoding acyl-[acyl-carrier-protein] thioesterase, which gives rise to MKHKQELTTKSYFINRFGKLSTSFLFWQMQDIAWEHAEKLGFGFANLQKEKQFWVLSRMLVKIKRRPEWGEKFTVETWPAGIDGLLALRDIHFIDANGESIIQATTSWLVLNQQTKRIVKLELGSIPLHDERVLDINAGKVKPVKSDDEVVFTPVLFNEIDVNQHFNSGRYLERIIDSYDFDFHEANELIEFEVNFVKEGIQNDRLGIKKQILDKNNHICSVVRESDGADLIRARLVWEKRKNPTQL